The following are encoded in a window of Mustela nigripes isolate SB6536 chromosome 1, MUSNIG.SB6536, whole genome shotgun sequence genomic DNA:
- the C1QTNF5 gene encoding complement C1q tumor necrosis factor-related protein 5, giving the protein MRPLVALLLLGLAAGSPPLDDNKIPSLCPGHPGLPGTPGHHGSQGLPGRDGRDGRDGAPGAPGEKGEGGSPGLPGPRGEPGPRGEAGPVGATGPAGECSVPPRSAFSAKRSESRVPPLSDAPLPFDRVLVNEQGHYDATTGKFTCQVPGVYYFAVHATVYRASLQFDLVKNGESIASFFQFFGGWPKPASLSGGAMVRLEPEDQVWVQVGVGDYIGIYASIKTDSTFSGFLVYSDWHNSPVFA; this is encoded by the exons ATGAGGCCCCTCGTCGCCCTGCTGCTCCTGGGCCTGGCGGCCGGCTCGCCCCCGCTGGACGACAACAAGATCCCCAGCCTGTGCCCGGGGCACCCCGGCCTTCCCGGCACGCCGGGCCACCACGGCAGCCAGGGCCTGCCCGGCCGCGACGGCCGCGACGGCCGCGACGGCGCGCCCGGGGCTCCGGGAGAGAAAGGCGAGGGCGGGAGTCCGG GGCTGCCGGGGCCCCGAGGGGAGCCCGGGCCGCGAGGAGAGGCGGGACCCGTGGGAGCCACCGGGCCTGCAGGCGAGTGCTCTGTGCCTCCGCGCTCCGCCTTCAGCGCCAAGCGCTCCGAGAGCCGGGTGCCTCCGCTGTCGGACGCGCCCCTACCCTTCGACCGCGTGCTGGTGAACGAGCAAGGACATTACGACGCCACCACCGGCAAGTTCACCTGCCAGGTGCCCGGCGTCTACTACTTCGCGGTCCACGCCACCGTCTACCGGGCTAGCCTGCAATTCGATCTGGTCAAGAATGGAGAGTCCATAGCctctttcttccagttttttggggggtggcCCAAACCAGCCTCGCTCTCCGGGGGCGCCATGGTAAGGCTGGAGCCAGAGGACCAGGTGTGGGTGCAGGTGGGTGTGGGTGATTACATTGGCATCTATGCCAGCATCAAGACAGACAGCACCTTCTCGGGGTTTCTGGTGTATTCTGACTGGCACAACTCCCCTGTCTTTGCTTGA
- the MFRP gene encoding membrane frizzled-related protein, with protein sequence MKECSDVILCVEATELSKTEFCNPAFEPELGPPCPPAAFREDASHSIPAPRHGRRSRGLQPDCHFSWLCVLLLAGLLLLLLGLLVAVILAQLRATPLSGDSYPPLPAQGLTPSGTSPPAPTSLSTTTTSPASGNPKGQPEEAGLSPLPQPTCGGLLPGPRGFFSSPNYPDPYPPNAHCVWHIQVAADRAIQLKIESLSMESVVSCLFDRLEISPEPEGPLLRVCGRVPPPTLNTNASRLRVAFVSDSSVEGFGFHAWYQAVAPGTGSCAPDEFPCDQLLCLLPDSVCDGFANCADGSDETNCSAKFLGCGGNLTGLQGTFSAPGDLQSYPHQQLCTWHISVPAGHGLELRFHNFSLQAQEECKLDYVAVYEASDAGTLGLLGRFCGAEPPPRLISLHQQLVVLFRTDRGISTGGFSATYRALNTTENPCGASEFSCRDGECKSLQWTCDTWGRCPDSGDDSCSSPLFPPPELACEPVQVEMCTGLSYNTTAFPNIWVGMATQEEVVEILRGYKSLTSLPCYQSFRRLLCGLLVPHCTPIGSVLPPCRSVCQEAERQCQSGLALLGTPWPFNCNRLPEAAGLEACAQP encoded by the exons CCTGAATTGGGGCCACCTTGCCCTCCAGCAGCCTTCCGGGAGGATGCCAGCCACAGCATCCCAGCTCCCCGGCATG gcCGGCGCTCCCGAGGGCTGCAGCCGGACTGCCACTTCTCCTGGCTGTGCGTCCTCCTGCTGGCcggcctgctgctcctgctgcttggGCTCCTGGTGGCCGTCATTCTGGCTC AGTTGCGGGCTACACCCCTGTCTGGGGACTCTTATCCGCCACTGCCTGCCCAAGGCCTGACCCCCAGTGGgaccagccccccagcccccaccagccTTTCCACCACCACCACGTCTCCGGCATCTGGGAATCCCAAAGGACAGCCGGAGGAGGCAGGCCTGAGCCCCTTACCCCAGCCCA CCTGTGGGGGCCTCCTTCCTGGCCCAAGGGGCTTCTTCAGCAGCCCCAATTACCCAGACCCTTACCCACCCAACGCCCACTGCGTGTGGCATATCCAGGTGGCAGCAGACCGCGCGATACAGCTCAAGATTGAGTCGCTCAGCATGGAGAGTGTGGTCTCCTGTCTTTTCGATCGCTTGGAAATCTCCCCTGAGCCTGAAGGCCCCCTCCTCAG AGTGTGTGGGAGGGTGCCTCCCCCCACACTCAACACCAACGCCAGCCGCCTGCGGGTGGCCTTCGTCTCCGACAGCAGCGTGGAAGGATTTGGCTTCCATGCCTGGTACCAGGCTGTGGCTCCCGGCACCG ggagctgTGCTCCTGATGAGTTCCCCTGTGACcagctcctctgcctgctgcctgacTCAGTGTGCGACGGTTTTGCCAACTGTGCTGATGGCAGCGATGAGACCAACTGCAGTGCCAAGTTCTTGG gGTGCGGGGGGAATCTGACTGGGCTCCAGGGCACTTTCTCGGCCCCGGGGGACCTGCAGAGCTACCCTCACCAGCAG CTCTGCACCTGGCACATCTCAGTGCCCGCAGGACACGGCCTAGAGCTGCGCTTCCACAACTTTAGCCTGCAAGCCCAGGAAGAGTGCAAGCTGGATTATGTGGCCGTGTATGAGGCCAGTGACGCGGGGACCCTTGGCCTCCTAGGCAG GTTCTGCGGAGCAGAGCCTCCGCCTCGCCTCATCTCCTTGCACCAGCAGCTGGTGGTGCTCTTCAGGACAGACCGCGGCATCAGCACTGGGGGCTTCTCTGCCACCTACCGGGCCCTCAACACCACAGAGA ATCCCTGTGGCGCCAGCGAGTTCTCCTGCCGCGACGGAGAGTGTAAGAGTCTGCAGTGGACGTGTGACACATGGGGACGCTGCCCAGACAGTGGTGATGACAGCTGCAGCAGCCCCTTGTTCCCACCCCCAG AGCTGGCTTGTGAGCCTGTCCAGGTGGAGATGTGCACTGGCCTGAGCTACAACACCACGGCCTTCCCGAACATCTGGGTGGGCATGGCCACCCAGGAAGAGGTGGTGGAGATCCTCAGAGGTTATAAG AGCCTGACAAGTCTGCCCTGCTACCAGAGTTTCCGGAGGCTTCTCTGCGGACTGCTTGTGCCCCACTGCACTCCCATAGGCAGTGTCCTTCctccctgccgctctgtctgccaGGAGGCTGAGCGTCAGTGCCAGTCTGGCCTGGCTCTACTGGGTACCCCCTGGCCTTTCAACTGCAACAGGCTGCCCGAGGCAGCTGGCCTGGAGGCCTGTGCCCAGCCCTGA